The Mugil cephalus isolate CIBA_MC_2020 chromosome 11, CIBA_Mcephalus_1.1, whole genome shotgun sequence genome includes a window with the following:
- the bcan gene encoding brevican core protein isoform X3, protein MKMDVPLPVLLCTICFLILPSPSTPHHESDDSKLLQLTIPTPSPVLAVLGGSLTVPCLVSLTHPPPSPSTNGRHAVLSIPRVKWSILSQGRETEILVARGDRVRVSEAYKDRASLLNYAYSPADLTLRLEGLRQNDTGHYRCEVQQGLEDADDVVQVKVKGVVFHYRDASSRYAFTFEQAREACKDIGADIATPEQLLAAYHSGYEQCDAGWLSDHSVRYPIQMPREGCFGDMDGLPGVRNYGLLEPDELYDVYCYVEHIEGEVIHGSIPQRFTFWEAKAYCLSHGAELATTAQLYAAWNDGLNHCSPGWLADGSVRYPIVTPRERCGGGEPGVRTVYRYSNQTGFPETHSRHDVYCFKSDNGFYTESPQDFLATEPEDIGQDIVFLTNSTEEEVGPSQVMPKVVEEVQRAETMNPVKQILVDTWSPTLVYDKKPLFTEDPPQPVTSPSDNQEDLSTKDTWEVVEKSSYPKSYQTVHEENPDTEHEDSHELTNTSPNVDSVATIDEESTTPTITEKPMENNIFEIESLDMLFINTTSGTAVNEEQSDLPVIQEDHTSDVHFEHSPVTELVHTTTYYDVSGQPEEASTGTIEDMLVVTPSPHTEEDVHSTTLLPSLDNTTSEDHPTEDASGEENTNHPEEETQNSFTHSWVGVETASTSVFSMSVSSYDPTQVQSGVTTLSSIPLDHEDREFSSTTEDTAPDDPTEQSGYVYQAETLTAEGTTVTEVSGETTVPTSDLVTLLASPFSITLSPPSVEVEASSLEIITFIPESNASSGAELLEDIQDKLEQEGLGQSSVVFHSTTQNITDTDPEVRKTDKIEGSGESSGESPQMKPELLLTNPTLSTDHTSEGIDDEAGTDAPSSSEIKITLIPHVTLTPGWEPEPSSLTPQESRSDGEYSAEPPMTEQEVMAEITTSSINEHEYKGRDRETSTDEPSVKICTWHPEEEETSTPSLTTDSSSDVTIIAPTLHPGYFRKEDEQTAMAASLPEVKVSAVRQDSCLENPCLNGGTCFDGESIRCICLPGYGGDWCQTDLEMCEPSWDKFQGFCYRHFSKRQSWEAAEQHCRMCGGHLPSIMTPEEQDYLNDKYEEYQWIGLNDRTIEGDFRWSDGNPLLYENWFKGQPDSYFLSGEDCAVMVWHDGGHWSDVPCNYHLSYTCKKGASFCGEPPLVPHAKVFGKKRLRYETNTKVRYYCEEGFMQKLNPVIKCLPGGQWEEPLITCMPTHSTHSIEEDSVTSHPDQHEEFMEVVRATEKAAPLFWDINWNI, encoded by the exons AATGGATGTGCCTCTACCTGTGCTGCTGTGTACCATCTGTTTCCTCATCCTACCATCGCCCTCTACGCCCCACCACGAATCAG ATGATTCAAAGCTCCTCCAGCTAACCATACCCACCCCTTCTCCTGTGCTTGCCGTGCTGGGTGGCTCTCTGACTGTGCCCTGTCTGGTCTCTTTGACCCACCCGCCGCCATCGCCCTCCACCAATGGCCGCCATGCTGTGCTGTCTATACCCCGGGTGAAATGGAGCATCCTGTCCCAGGGTCGGGAGACGGAAATCCTGGTGGCCCGTGGCGACAGGGTGCGAGTCAGCGAGGCCTACAAGGACCGAGCCTCGTTGCTCAATTACGCCTACTCACCTGCTGACCTCACTCTTCGTCTGGAGGGTCTGAGACAGAATGACACCGGACACTACCGCTGTGAGGTGCAGCAGGGCCTGGAGGATGCTGACGATGTGGTTCAGGTCAAGGTTAAAG GTGTGGTGTTCCATTATCGTGATGCATCTAGCCGGTATGCCTTTACCTTTGAGCAGGCCAGAGAAGCCTGCAAGGATATCGGTGCTGACATTGCCACCCCAGAGCAGCTCCTTGCTGCCTACCACAGTGGATATGAGCAGTGTGATGCAGGCTGGCTCTCAGACCACTCCGTGAG ATATCCCATTCAGATGCCAAGAGAGGGCTGTTTTGGAGACATGGATGGCCTCCCAGGGGTGAGAAACTATGGGCTGTTAGAGCCTGATGAGCTGTATGATGTCTACTGCTACGTAGAGCACATAGAGG GTGAGGTGATCCATGGCTCCATCCCCCAACGCTTTACCTTCTGGGAAGCCAAGGCCTACTGTCTGAGTCACGGTGCAGAGCTGGCCACCACAGCTCAGCTATATGCAGCCTGGAATGATGGACTGAACCACTGCAGCCCAGGGTGGTTAGCAGACGGTAGTGTGCGGTACCCCATTGTCACCCCGAGGGAACGCTGTGGAGGTGGTGAACCTGGGGTCAGAACCGTCTATCGATACAGCAACCAGACAGGCTTCCCCGAAACTCACTCTCGACATGATGTCTACTGCTTCAAAA GTGATAATGGCTTTTATACAGAGTCTCCCCAGGATTTTCTGGCCACTGAGCCAGAGGACATTGGCCaagacattgtttttttaactaattCTACCGAGGAGGAGGTTGGTCCAAGTCAAGTTATGCCAAAGGTTGTTGAAGAGGTGCAGCGTGCCGAGACAATGAATCCGGTAAAGCAAATCCTGGTGGACACTTGGTCCCCAACGCTGGTCTATGATAAGAAGCCACTGTTCACAGAAGACCCTCCTCAGCCTGTGACTTCTCCATCTGATAATCAAGAGGACTTGTCAACGAAAGATACCTGGGAGGTGGTAGAAAAGTCCAGCTACCCTAAGTCCTACCAGACAGTACATGAAGAAAATCCAGATACAGAGCATGAAGATTCTCATGAACTAACAAATACATCTCCAAATGTTGATAGCGTAGCAACTATTGATGAAGAATCCACCACACCCACTATTACAGAGAAACCCATGGAGAATAATATCTTTGAGATTGAAAGCCTGGATATGTTGTTTATTAATACCACATCAGGGACAGCTGTGAATGAGGAGCAGAGTGATCTCCCAGTCATACAAGAGGACCACACTTCAGATGTCCACTTTGAGCACTCCCCTGTAACTGAACTGGTGCATACAACCACTTACTATGATGTCTCAGGACAGCCCGAAGAAGCCAGCACTGGTACGATTGAGGACATGTTGGTGGTGACACCTTCACCCCACACCGAAGAGGATGTTCACTCCACCACCTTGTTGCCATCTCTGGATAACACTACATCTGAGGACCATCCAACAGAAGATGCATCTGGAGAGGAGAATACTAATCATCCAGAAGAAGAGACCCAAAACTCATTCACGCATAGTTGGGTTGGTGTGGAGACCGCTTCCACGTCTGTGTTCTCTATGTCTGTTTCAA GTTATGATCCTACTCAAGTGCAATCAGGTGTAACAACCCTGTCATCCATCCCACTCGACCATGAGGATAGGGAATTCAGTAGTACTACAGAGGATACAGCACCAGATGATCCAACAGAGCAAAGTGGGTATGTTTACCAAGCCGAAACCTTGACAGCAGAGGGCACCACAGTCACAGAAGTGTCTGGAGAAACTACTGTCCCAACAAGTGATCTGGTTACTTTGTTGGCATCCCCGTTCTCTATAACCTTATCGCCTCCATCTGTGGAGGTTGAAGCCAGTTCACTAGAGATTATAACTTTCATACCTGAAAGTAATGCTTCCTCTGGGGCTGAACTTCTGGAGGACATTCAGGACAAACTTGAGCAGGAGGGATTAGGACAAAGTTCCGTAGTCTTCCACAGCACAACCCAAAATATCACAGACACTGACCCAGAGGTGAGGAAAACAGACAAGATAGAGGGATCAGGTGAATCATCAGGAGAAAGCCCACAGATGAAACCAGAACTCCTTTTGACAAACCCAACTCTCTCAACGGACCACACTTCTGAGGGAATCGATGATGAGGCTGGCACCGATGCACCTTCTTCATCTGAGATAAAAATCACATTGATTCCTCATGTGACCCTCACACCAGGCTGGGAACCAGAGCCTTCTTCCCTGACACCGCAGGAGTCTCGCTCTGACGGGGAATACAGCGCTGAGCCTCCTATGACTGAGCAAGAGGTCATGGCAGAGATCACAACAAGCAGCATTAATG AACATGAATACAAGGGCAGGGACAGAGAGACCAGCACAGACGAACCCTCGGTTAAAATATGCACATGGCAtcctgaggaggaagagacctCCACTCCATCACTCACCACCGACAGCAGCAGTGATGTGACCATCATTGCTCCCACCTTGCACCCTGGATATTTCAGAAAAGAGGACGAGCAGACTGCCATGGCTGCCTCGCTGCCTGAAGTCAAAGTTTCTGCTGTCAGACAAG ACTCCTGCCTGGAGAACCCTTGTTTGAATGGAGGTACTTGTTTTGATGGTGAATCGATAAGATGCATTTGCTTGCCCGGTTATGGAGGAGACTGGTGCCAGACAG ACCTGGAGATGTGTGAGCCAAGCTGGGATAAGTTTCAGGGCTTTTGCTATCGTCACTTTAGCAAACGTCAGAGTTGGGAGGCGGCTGAGCAGCACTGTCGGATGTGTGGTGGACATCTACCTTCTATCATGACCCCTGAGGAGCAGGACTACCTCAACG ATAAATATGAAGAATATCAGTGGATCGGACTAAATGACAGAACCATTGAGGGAGACTTCCGCTGGTCAGATGGTAACCCTCTG cTGTATGAGAACTGGTTTAAAGGCCAGCCTGACAGCTATTTCCTGTCTGGTGAGGACTGTGCCGTGATGGTGTGGCACGATGGCGGCCACTGGAGCGATGTGCCCTGCAACTACCACCTGTCGTACACCTGCAAGAAAGGCGCCT CATTCTGTGGCGAGCCGCCGCTGGTTCCCCATGCTAAGGTGTTTGGAAAGAAACGGTTGCGTTATGAGACCAACACCAAGGTCCGGTACTACTGTGAAGAGGGTTTTATGCAGAAACTGAATCCTGTAATCAAATGTCTGCCTGGTGGCCAATGGGAAGAGCCGCTGATTACCTGCATGCCAA CCCATTCAACCCATTCAATAGAAGAGGACTCAGTTACCTCACACCCTGATCAGCATGAAGAGTTCATGGAGGTCGTGAGAGCTACAGAAAAAGCTGCTCCCCTTTTCTGGGACATTAACTGGAATATTTAA
- the bcan gene encoding brevican core protein isoform X2: MKMDVPLPVLLCTICFLILPSPSTPHHESDDSKLLQLTIPTPSPVLAVLGGSLTVPCLVSLTHPPPSPSTNGRHAVLSIPRVKWSILSQGRETEILVARGDRVRVSEAYKDRASLLNYAYSPADLTLRLEGLRQNDTGHYRCEVQQGLEDADDVVQVKVKGVVFHYRDASSRYAFTFEQAREACKDIGADIATPEQLLAAYHSGYEQCDAGWLSDHSVRYPIQMPREGCFGDMDGLPGVRNYGLLEPDELYDVYCYVEHIEGEVIHGSIPQRFTFWEAKAYCLSHGAELATTAQLYAAWNDGLNHCSPGWLADGSVRYPIVTPRERCGGGEPGVRTVYRYSNQTGFPETHSRHDVYCFKSDNGFYTESPQDFLATEPEDIGQDIVFLTNSTEEEVGPSQVMPKVVEEVQRAETMNPVKQILVDTWSPTLVYDKKPLFTEDPPQPVTSPSDNQEDLSTKDTWEVVEKSSYPKSYQTVHEENPDTEHEDSHELTNTSPNVDSVATIDEESTTPTITEKPMENNIFEIESLDMLFINTTSGTAVNEEQSDLPVIQEDHTSDVHFEHSPVTELVHTTTYYDVSGQPEEASTGTIEDMLVVTPSPHTEEDVHSTTLLPSLDNTTSEDHPTEDASGEENTNHPEEETQNSFTHSWVGVETASTSVFSMSVSSYDPTQVQSGVTTLSSIPLDHEDREFSSTTEDTAPDDPTEQSGYVYQAETLTAEGTTVTEVSGETTVPTSDLVTLLASPFSITLSPPSVEVEASSLEIITFIPESNASSGAELLEDIQDKLEQEGLGQSSVVFHSTTQNITDTDPEVRKTDKIEGSGESSGESPQMKPELLLTNPTLSTDHTSEGIDDEAGTDAPSSSEIKITLIPHVTLTPGWEPEPSSLTPQESRSDGEYSAEPPMTEQEVMAEITTSSINEEHEYKGRDRETSTDEPSVKICTWHPEEEETSTPSLTTDSSSDVTIIAPTLHPGYFRKEDEQTAMAASLPEVKVSAVRQDSCLENPCLNGGTCFDGESIRCICLPGYGGDWCQTDLEMCEPSWDKFQGFCYRHFSKRQSWEAAEQHCRMCGGHLPSIMTPEEQDYLNDKYEEYQWIGLNDRTIEGDFRWSDGNPLLYENWFKGQPDSYFLSGEDCAVMVWHDGGHWSDVPCNYHLSYTCKKGASFCGEPPLVPHAKVFGKKRLRYETNTKVRYYCEEGFMQKLNPVIKCLPGGQWEEPLITCMPTHSTHSIEEDSVTSHPDQHEEFMEVVRATEKAAPLFWDINWNI, from the exons AATGGATGTGCCTCTACCTGTGCTGCTGTGTACCATCTGTTTCCTCATCCTACCATCGCCCTCTACGCCCCACCACGAATCAG ATGATTCAAAGCTCCTCCAGCTAACCATACCCACCCCTTCTCCTGTGCTTGCCGTGCTGGGTGGCTCTCTGACTGTGCCCTGTCTGGTCTCTTTGACCCACCCGCCGCCATCGCCCTCCACCAATGGCCGCCATGCTGTGCTGTCTATACCCCGGGTGAAATGGAGCATCCTGTCCCAGGGTCGGGAGACGGAAATCCTGGTGGCCCGTGGCGACAGGGTGCGAGTCAGCGAGGCCTACAAGGACCGAGCCTCGTTGCTCAATTACGCCTACTCACCTGCTGACCTCACTCTTCGTCTGGAGGGTCTGAGACAGAATGACACCGGACACTACCGCTGTGAGGTGCAGCAGGGCCTGGAGGATGCTGACGATGTGGTTCAGGTCAAGGTTAAAG GTGTGGTGTTCCATTATCGTGATGCATCTAGCCGGTATGCCTTTACCTTTGAGCAGGCCAGAGAAGCCTGCAAGGATATCGGTGCTGACATTGCCACCCCAGAGCAGCTCCTTGCTGCCTACCACAGTGGATATGAGCAGTGTGATGCAGGCTGGCTCTCAGACCACTCCGTGAG ATATCCCATTCAGATGCCAAGAGAGGGCTGTTTTGGAGACATGGATGGCCTCCCAGGGGTGAGAAACTATGGGCTGTTAGAGCCTGATGAGCTGTATGATGTCTACTGCTACGTAGAGCACATAGAGG GTGAGGTGATCCATGGCTCCATCCCCCAACGCTTTACCTTCTGGGAAGCCAAGGCCTACTGTCTGAGTCACGGTGCAGAGCTGGCCACCACAGCTCAGCTATATGCAGCCTGGAATGATGGACTGAACCACTGCAGCCCAGGGTGGTTAGCAGACGGTAGTGTGCGGTACCCCATTGTCACCCCGAGGGAACGCTGTGGAGGTGGTGAACCTGGGGTCAGAACCGTCTATCGATACAGCAACCAGACAGGCTTCCCCGAAACTCACTCTCGACATGATGTCTACTGCTTCAAAA GTGATAATGGCTTTTATACAGAGTCTCCCCAGGATTTTCTGGCCACTGAGCCAGAGGACATTGGCCaagacattgtttttttaactaattCTACCGAGGAGGAGGTTGGTCCAAGTCAAGTTATGCCAAAGGTTGTTGAAGAGGTGCAGCGTGCCGAGACAATGAATCCGGTAAAGCAAATCCTGGTGGACACTTGGTCCCCAACGCTGGTCTATGATAAGAAGCCACTGTTCACAGAAGACCCTCCTCAGCCTGTGACTTCTCCATCTGATAATCAAGAGGACTTGTCAACGAAAGATACCTGGGAGGTGGTAGAAAAGTCCAGCTACCCTAAGTCCTACCAGACAGTACATGAAGAAAATCCAGATACAGAGCATGAAGATTCTCATGAACTAACAAATACATCTCCAAATGTTGATAGCGTAGCAACTATTGATGAAGAATCCACCACACCCACTATTACAGAGAAACCCATGGAGAATAATATCTTTGAGATTGAAAGCCTGGATATGTTGTTTATTAATACCACATCAGGGACAGCTGTGAATGAGGAGCAGAGTGATCTCCCAGTCATACAAGAGGACCACACTTCAGATGTCCACTTTGAGCACTCCCCTGTAACTGAACTGGTGCATACAACCACTTACTATGATGTCTCAGGACAGCCCGAAGAAGCCAGCACTGGTACGATTGAGGACATGTTGGTGGTGACACCTTCACCCCACACCGAAGAGGATGTTCACTCCACCACCTTGTTGCCATCTCTGGATAACACTACATCTGAGGACCATCCAACAGAAGATGCATCTGGAGAGGAGAATACTAATCATCCAGAAGAAGAGACCCAAAACTCATTCACGCATAGTTGGGTTGGTGTGGAGACCGCTTCCACGTCTGTGTTCTCTATGTCTGTTTCAA GTTATGATCCTACTCAAGTGCAATCAGGTGTAACAACCCTGTCATCCATCCCACTCGACCATGAGGATAGGGAATTCAGTAGTACTACAGAGGATACAGCACCAGATGATCCAACAGAGCAAAGTGGGTATGTTTACCAAGCCGAAACCTTGACAGCAGAGGGCACCACAGTCACAGAAGTGTCTGGAGAAACTACTGTCCCAACAAGTGATCTGGTTACTTTGTTGGCATCCCCGTTCTCTATAACCTTATCGCCTCCATCTGTGGAGGTTGAAGCCAGTTCACTAGAGATTATAACTTTCATACCTGAAAGTAATGCTTCCTCTGGGGCTGAACTTCTGGAGGACATTCAGGACAAACTTGAGCAGGAGGGATTAGGACAAAGTTCCGTAGTCTTCCACAGCACAACCCAAAATATCACAGACACTGACCCAGAGGTGAGGAAAACAGACAAGATAGAGGGATCAGGTGAATCATCAGGAGAAAGCCCACAGATGAAACCAGAACTCCTTTTGACAAACCCAACTCTCTCAACGGACCACACTTCTGAGGGAATCGATGATGAGGCTGGCACCGATGCACCTTCTTCATCTGAGATAAAAATCACATTGATTCCTCATGTGACCCTCACACCAGGCTGGGAACCAGAGCCTTCTTCCCTGACACCGCAGGAGTCTCGCTCTGACGGGGAATACAGCGCTGAGCCTCCTATGACTGAGCAAGAGGTCATGGCAGAGATCACAACAAGCAGCATTAATG AAGAACATGAATACAAGGGCAGGGACAGAGAGACCAGCACAGACGAACCCTCGGTTAAAATATGCACATGGCAtcctgaggaggaagagacctCCACTCCATCACTCACCACCGACAGCAGCAGTGATGTGACCATCATTGCTCCCACCTTGCACCCTGGATATTTCAGAAAAGAGGACGAGCAGACTGCCATGGCTGCCTCGCTGCCTGAAGTCAAAGTTTCTGCTGTCAGACAAG ACTCCTGCCTGGAGAACCCTTGTTTGAATGGAGGTACTTGTTTTGATGGTGAATCGATAAGATGCATTTGCTTGCCCGGTTATGGAGGAGACTGGTGCCAGACAG ACCTGGAGATGTGTGAGCCAAGCTGGGATAAGTTTCAGGGCTTTTGCTATCGTCACTTTAGCAAACGTCAGAGTTGGGAGGCGGCTGAGCAGCACTGTCGGATGTGTGGTGGACATCTACCTTCTATCATGACCCCTGAGGAGCAGGACTACCTCAACG ATAAATATGAAGAATATCAGTGGATCGGACTAAATGACAGAACCATTGAGGGAGACTTCCGCTGGTCAGATGGTAACCCTCTG cTGTATGAGAACTGGTTTAAAGGCCAGCCTGACAGCTATTTCCTGTCTGGTGAGGACTGTGCCGTGATGGTGTGGCACGATGGCGGCCACTGGAGCGATGTGCCCTGCAACTACCACCTGTCGTACACCTGCAAGAAAGGCGCCT CATTCTGTGGCGAGCCGCCGCTGGTTCCCCATGCTAAGGTGTTTGGAAAGAAACGGTTGCGTTATGAGACCAACACCAAGGTCCGGTACTACTGTGAAGAGGGTTTTATGCAGAAACTGAATCCTGTAATCAAATGTCTGCCTGGTGGCCAATGGGAAGAGCCGCTGATTACCTGCATGCCAA CCCATTCAACCCATTCAATAGAAGAGGACTCAGTTACCTCACACCCTGATCAGCATGAAGAGTTCATGGAGGTCGTGAGAGCTACAGAAAAAGCTGCTCCCCTTTTCTGGGACATTAACTGGAATATTTAA